CTTTGGTGGATCTACTGTCACGTCAACGACTGTCGACCCCCCTATTCCTCCAAGACTGCCTGCATCCAGTATCAGATCGACCTGATCCATGATTTTCCGGTCCAGCTCGGCCACTTCACAACAACCGGCTTTCCCGGAAAGATTAGCGCTGGTTCCTGTGATAGGGCTTCCCACTGCCCTCACCAGGGCAGAGGCTACGGGATGGCTGGCAAGGCGGATGCCGATCTTGCCGGTGTAACCGGTGAGGTTTCCCGGCAGGACATCAGTAGCCTGAAAAACCAGGGTAATATGTCCCGGCCAATAGGCTTGGATCAGGAGTGTCGCCATCCTCGGGACAGACTGGACCAGGGGGACAAGGTCAGCCATGGAGGCAATGAGGATAAGGAGGGGTTTTTGCCGGCTGCGCTCTTTTACTCGAAACACCCTGTCAACCACATTGGCGTCAAGGGCCTGGACCCCGAGGCCGTAAAAGGTGCTGGTGGGAAAAACCACAAAGCCGCCTCTTTTGATCAAAGCG
This genomic interval from Deltaproteobacteria bacterium contains the following:
- a CDS encoding threonylcarbamoyl-AMP synthase, whose amino-acid sequence is MPKKRCEIITVDAQSPDRETIDKAAALIKRGGFVVFPTSTFYGLGVQALDANVVDRVFRVKERSRQKPLLILIASMADLVPLVQSVPRMATLLIQAYWPGHITLVFQATDVLPGNLTGYTGKIGIRLASHPVASALVRAVGSPITGTSANLSGKAGCCEVAELDRKIMDQVDLILDAGSLGGIGGSTVVDVTVDPPKILREGVISAEKLKALLEGLNHA